The following proteins are encoded in a genomic region of Paenibacillus sp. FSL H3-0469:
- a CDS encoding YncE family protein: MNTKIANHRRSLASNINPYVFASYELSYYFGYVAVIDPVYNKVTKRIPVGLNPGPMCLNPSEDKLYVVNTGNDSVTIIDAYDFNVIKTLHIGTSSTYSAPVAIFAAPNVNKVYVAHSGDKAVTIIDSVTDTVIKQVDLPSGSGYPFAFAGKVNSLFVFVACKSKDNDKGNVVAIAVDDDTAHPVGDDTPLEFDGIHNPLTVYPGGVELVTLGPTGMLTHFEPLTIGPSKTFSLLDNTVSGIYLDNDMLFCTSREDRAYLKKFNNLFIDQQGNITNDQFTEISSYKGQDKILASSNQSTICITIQPTTFPTGGLQIYDVNAASSRFVPLPYVGDLALVDDIIAYVGQLTSIQPIDLGNPSNPIPAIPIGTSPSDRVNVKNIISGYSNQSL; encoded by the coding sequence ATGAATACGAAAATAGCAAACCACAGAAGAAGTCTAGCATCAAATATTAATCCTTACGTGTTTGCGAGTTATGAACTTTCCTATTATTTTGGCTACGTCGCTGTCATTGATCCTGTATACAATAAGGTCACCAAACGGATTCCGGTGGGCCTTAACCCTGGTCCTATGTGTTTGAATCCAAGTGAGGATAAGCTTTATGTAGTAAATACGGGCAATGATTCGGTCACTATCATTGATGCATATGACTTTAACGTTATCAAAACCCTTCACATTGGCACTTCGTCCACTTATAGCGCTCCTGTTGCTATCTTCGCTGCTCCTAACGTGAACAAAGTCTATGTAGCCCATTCGGGTGACAAGGCCGTTACAATTATTGACTCCGTCACAGATACGGTTATTAAGCAAGTGGATTTGCCTAGCGGAAGCGGATACCCTTTTGCCTTTGCCGGTAAGGTGAACAGTCTCTTTGTCTTTGTTGCATGTAAGTCTAAAGATAATGATAAAGGCAATGTTGTCGCCATTGCTGTTGACGATGACACCGCCCATCCAGTTGGGGATGATACTCCGCTTGAATTTGACGGGATCCACAACCCCTTGACCGTGTACCCAGGCGGAGTGGAACTAGTCACACTTGGGCCGACTGGCATGTTGACTCATTTTGAACCACTTACAATTGGTCCCTCCAAAACTTTTAGTCTGCTGGACAATACGGTATCCGGGATCTATCTGGATAATGATATGTTATTTTGCACCTCGCGAGAAGATAGAGCCTATCTGAAAAAATTCAACAACCTGTTTATTGACCAGCAAGGAAACATTACCAATGATCAATTCACAGAGATTTCTAGCTACAAAGGCCAGGATAAAATCCTTGCTTCAAGTAATCAAAGTACTATTTGCATCACCATTCAACCCACCACTTTCCCGACAGGTGGTCTGCAAATTTACGATGTAAACGCTGCTAGCTCACGGTTTGTTCCGCTCCCTTATGTCGGTGATTTAGCACTTGTCGATGACATCATTGCCTATGTAGGACAACTGACTTCGATTCAACCGATTGATTTGGGAAATCCAAGTAATCCCATTCCTGCTATTCCGATTGGCACAAGTCCCTCAGACCGCGTCAACGTGAAGAACATTATTTCCGGTTATAGCAATCAATCCTTGTAA
- a CDS encoding YncE family protein has product MNPRNLPSGDPYIYVTYELNYQFGYVAVIDPIEDRIIKRIPVGMNPGPMCMDPAEKKLYVVNTRGDSVTIIDTGNFNILKTISVGYLGSTNVNPIAIFAAPYGNKVYVANAGDQSVTIIDAETDTVITNVAILTGKPFALASSKYSDFVFVACKVADKKDYAVAISYKNDYAYRYSQDFELTFDETRNPLTVHPDGTTQVTLGPIGIANYFGNGDIGLANTSSVLDNTVSGVYLDNKLLFCTTQEEKAILKRITDLTVDWRGNITFDKIEDVPSYKGQDKIRVSRTQEYIGITIQPTTLPTGGLQIYNVNSASSRLVPLSYVGDLAFFSDTKAYVGEPKAIRPIDLATAKALPAIPIGFPTDTRINVKNIISGYSNQST; this is encoded by the coding sequence ATGAACCCGAGGAATTTACCCTCAGGCGATCCTTATATCTATGTAACTTATGAACTTAACTATCAGTTTGGATATGTCGCTGTAATTGATCCTATAGAAGATCGGATTATCAAACGTATTCCCGTGGGCATGAACCCCGGCCCTATGTGCATGGACCCTGCAGAGAAGAAGCTGTACGTAGTGAATACCCGTGGAGATTCGGTCACTATCATTGATACGGGTAACTTTAACATTCTCAAAACCATTTCTGTTGGCTATCTTGGCAGCACAAATGTCAACCCTATTGCTATCTTCGCTGCTCCTTACGGTAACAAAGTCTATGTGGCTAACGCCGGAGATCAGAGCGTTACGATTATTGATGCCGAGACGGATACGGTTATAACAAATGTAGCGATCCTAACAGGCAAGCCTTTTGCCCTTGCGAGTAGTAAGTATAGCGACTTTGTTTTTGTTGCCTGCAAGGTTGCCGATAAAAAAGATTATGCCGTTGCCATTTCCTATAAAAATGACTACGCTTATCGGTATAGTCAGGACTTTGAGCTTACCTTTGACGAGACCCGAAACCCCTTGACCGTTCACCCGGATGGAACCACACAAGTCACGCTTGGGCCGATAGGTATAGCTAACTATTTTGGAAATGGTGACATTGGTTTGGCCAACACGTCAAGTGTACTGGACAATACGGTATCCGGGGTCTACTTGGACAACAAATTATTATTCTGTACCACGCAAGAAGAAAAAGCCATTCTGAAACGAATTACTGACCTGACCGTTGATTGGAGGGGAAACATCACCTTTGATAAAATTGAAGATGTTCCCAGTTACAAAGGTCAGGATAAAATTCGGGTGTCGCGTACACAAGAATATATTGGCATCACTATTCAACCCACTACTCTCCCGACGGGTGGTCTGCAAATCTACAATGTAAACAGTGCCAGTTCCCGGCTTGTTCCGCTCTCTTATGTTGGTGATCTGGCGTTCTTCTCAGATACCAAGGCCTATGTGGGAGAACCAAAAGCGATCCGTCCAATTGATCTGGCAACCGCAAAGGCTCTGCCCGCTATCCCGATTGGGTTCCCAACCGACACTCGTATAAACGTCAAGAATATTATTTCCGGTTATAGTAATCAATCAACATAG
- a CDS encoding YncE family protein, which produces MNPRNLPSGDPYIYVSYELNSQFGYVAVIDPIEDKVIKRIPVGRKPGPMGMDPGEKKLYVVNTDAPSVTIIDTDTFNILNTAPIGNPFTLNYPNTVLAAPKGNKVYAAESGPSVTIIDALTNQSIKELGLSQWFEDNPFAFAGHEKSNYIYVACVSDKDKMFAISIDDDSVYPYGVGIELTFDRTHNPLTVHPDGTTQLTLGPIGMATYIGDDKIGLSKTSSVLDNTVSGIYLDNKLLFCTMQEDKSIMKRITNLAIDRKGNITWDHIADVPSYKGQDKIRVSRNQKYIGVTIQPTGSQAGGLQIYNVDNASSWLVSLDYVGDLAFYSDTKAYVGEPKAIRPIDLATAKALPAIPIGFPNDTRITVKNIISGYSTQSS; this is translated from the coding sequence ATGAACCCGAGGAATTTACCCTCAGGCGATCCTTATATCTATGTGAGTTATGAACTTAATTCTCAATTTGGATATGTCGCTGTTATTGATCCTATAGAAGATAAAGTTATCAAACGGATTCCGGTAGGTAGGAAACCCGGCCCTATGGGCATGGACCCCGGAGAGAAGAAGCTGTACGTAGTGAATACTGATGCGCCTTCGGTCACGATCATTGATACGGATACCTTTAACATTCTCAATACCGCTCCCATTGGCAATCCATTCACCTTGAATTATCCTAATACTGTTTTGGCTGCTCCTAAGGGTAATAAAGTCTATGCAGCCGAATCAGGTCCGTCCGTTACCATTATTGACGCCCTCACTAATCAGTCTATTAAAGAATTGGGATTGTCACAATGGTTTGAAGATAACCCTTTCGCCTTTGCGGGTCATGAGAAGAGTAACTATATCTATGTTGCCTGCGTTAGTGATAAAGATAAAATGTTCGCCATTTCCATTGACGATGACAGCGTTTATCCGTATGGAGTTGGAATTGAGCTTACCTTTGACAGGACCCACAACCCCTTGACCGTTCACCCGGATGGAACCACACAACTAACGCTTGGGCCTATAGGCATGGCTACCTACATTGGAGATGATAAAATTGGCTTGTCCAAAACGTCAAGTGTGCTCGACAATACGGTATCCGGGATCTACCTGGACAACAAATTGTTATTCTGCACCATGCAAGAAGATAAATCCATTATGAAACGAATTACTAACCTGGCCATTGATAGGAAGGGAAATATCACCTGGGATCATATTGCAGATGTTCCCAGTTATAAAGGCCAGGATAAAATTCGTGTGTCGCGTAATCAAAAGTATATTGGCGTTACCATTCAACCTACTGGTTCCCAGGCGGGTGGTCTGCAAATCTATAATGTAGACAATGCCAGTTCCTGGTTAGTTTCGCTTGATTATGTCGGCGACCTGGCGTTTTATTCAGATACCAAGGCTTATGTGGGGGAACCAAAAGCGATCCGTCCAATTGATCTGGCAACCGCAAAGGCTCTGCCCGCTATCCCGATTGGGTTCCCGAACGACACTCGTATCACCGTCAAGAACATTATTTCCGGTTATAGCACTCAGTCCTCATAG
- a CDS encoding YncE family protein produces the protein MNTNKANNRNLPSGDPYVYVSYELDYQFGYVAVIDPLEDRIIKRIPVGANPGPMCTDITESKLYVLNTRSSSVTIIDTNSFNIIKTVQIGTPGSTNTEPVAIFASPFGNKVYVANAGDHSVTIISTNTNTVIKNVDILPGKPGKPFAFASNENSFYIYVACKVADKKDFVVALSLDDDHASPYTEGIELTFDETRNPLTVHPQGHTQVTLGPTGMATFFGDNEIGLPNTSSLLDNTVSGVYLDNQMLFCTTHEEKSILKRITELEVDPEGHITYDKFTDFRSYKGQDKIRVSRTQGYIGVTIQPTTFPTGGLQIYNVNGAFSRLVPLSYVGDLAIFSDTKAYVGELTSVRPIDLASATALPAIPIGFGTNDRITVKNIISSYSNQST, from the coding sequence GTGAATACGAACAAGGCGAACAACAGGAATTTACCCTCAGGCGATCCTTACGTCTATGTGAGTTATGAACTTGATTATCAATTTGGATATGTTGCGGTTATTGATCCTCTAGAGGACCGAATTATTAAACGGATTCCAGTGGGTGCAAACCCTGGCCCTATGTGCACGGATATCACTGAGTCAAAGCTTTACGTGCTTAATACCCGCTCGAGTTCGGTCACCATCATTGATACAAATAGCTTTAATATTATCAAAACCGTTCAAATTGGCACTCCTGGCAGCACAAATACCGAACCAGTGGCTATCTTCGCTTCTCCTTTCGGTAACAAAGTCTATGTAGCCAATGCCGGAGATCATAGTGTAACGATTATTAGTACCAATACGAATACGGTTATAAAAAATGTGGATATCCTCCCAGGCAAGCCAGGCAAGCCTTTCGCCTTTGCGAGCAATGAGAATAGCTTCTATATCTATGTTGCCTGTAAGGTTGCCGATAAAAAAGATTTTGTTGTTGCCCTTTCCCTTGATGATGACCACGCTTCTCCTTATACCGAGGGCATTGAGCTTACTTTTGACGAGACCCGCAACCCCTTGACCGTTCATCCGCAGGGGCATACGCAAGTCACGCTTGGGCCGACAGGCATGGCTACCTTTTTTGGAGATAATGAAATTGGCTTGCCCAACACGTCAAGTCTGCTGGACAATACGGTATCCGGGGTCTACCTGGACAACCAAATGTTATTCTGCACAACACATGAAGAAAAATCCATTCTGAAACGGATTACTGAACTGGAAGTTGATCCAGAGGGACATATCACCTATGACAAATTCACAGATTTCCGCAGCTACAAAGGTCAGGATAAAATTCGGGTATCGCGTACACAGGGTTATATAGGTGTCACCATTCAACCCACTACTTTCCCGACAGGTGGCCTGCAAATCTATAATGTAAACGGGGCCTTCTCCCGGCTTGTTCCGCTCTCTTATGTCGGCGACCTGGCGATTTTCTCAGACACCAAGGCCTATGTGGGAGAACTGACCTCAGTTCGTCCAATTGATCTGGCATCCGCAACGGCCCTGCCTGCTATCCCGATTGGGTTCGGAACCAATGATCGTATCACCGTCAAGAATATTATTTCCAGTTATAGCAATCAATCAACATAG
- a CDS encoding YncE family protein: MNPNKAKANNRNLPSDDPYIYVTYELNYAFGYVAVIDPVEDRIIQRIPVGMKPGPMCMDPAEKKLYVVNTGGDSVTIIDTGTFKILKTVRVGTVGSMVTVPVAIFAAPYGNKVYVANAGDHNVTIIDTNTDTVITNVDVGLGRPFAFAGNENSDFVCLACKVADKKDYVMAITIDDDNFTRYNLGFQLSLDETRNPLTVHPDGHTQITLGSIGMITYFGNDEIGLPNTLSLLDNTVSGVYLDNKLLFCTTQGEKAYLKRITDLDIDWENHITYGNFADVPSYKGQDKIRVSRTQGYVGITIQPTTLPTGGLQIYNVNSASSWLVPLSYVGDLAFFSDTKAYVGEPSAIRPIDLATATALPAIPIGFPNDTRITVKNIISGYNTQS, from the coding sequence ATGAATCCGAACAAAGCAAAGGCAAACAACAGGAATTTACCCTCAGACGATCCTTATATCTATGTAACTTATGAACTTAACTATGCATTTGGGTATGTCGCTGTTATTGATCCTGTAGAAGACCGAATTATCCAGCGGATTCCGGTGGGGATGAAACCTGGCCCTATGTGCATGGATCCCGCAGAGAAGAAGCTGTACGTAGTGAACACTGGCGGGGATTCAGTCACCATCATTGATACGGGTACCTTTAAGATTCTCAAAACTGTTCGTGTTGGCACTGTTGGCAGCATGGTTACTGTTCCTGTTGCTATTTTCGCTGCTCCTTATGGAAACAAAGTCTATGTAGCCAATGCCGGAGACCATAACGTTACGATTATTGATACCAACACGGATACAGTTATAACGAATGTGGATGTCGGCCTAGGCAGACCTTTCGCCTTCGCGGGCAATGAGAATAGCGACTTTGTCTGTCTTGCCTGCAAGGTTGCCGATAAAAAGGATTATGTAATGGCCATTACCATTGATGATGACAATTTTACCCGGTATAACTTGGGATTTCAGCTTAGCTTAGACGAGACCCGCAACCCATTAACTGTTCACCCTGATGGACACACGCAAATCACGCTTGGATCGATTGGCATGATTACCTATTTTGGAAATGATGAGATTGGCTTGCCTAACACGTTAAGCTTGCTGGACAATACGGTATCCGGAGTCTACTTGGACAACAAATTATTATTCTGCACCACGCAAGGAGAAAAAGCCTATCTGAAACGAATTACTGATCTGGACATTGATTGGGAGAACCACATTACGTATGGCAATTTCGCAGATGTTCCCAGCTATAAGGGCCAGGATAAAATTCGTGTGTCGCGTACGCAAGGCTATGTTGGCATCACCATTCAGCCCACTACTCTCCCGACGGGTGGTCTGCAAATTTATAATGTAAACAGTGCCAGTTCCTGGCTTGTTCCGCTCTCTTATGTCGGCGACCTGGCATTCTTCTCAGACACCAAGGCTTATGTGGGCGAACCAAGTGCGATCCGTCCGATTGATCTGGCAACCGCTACTGCCCTGCCCGCTATCCCGATTGGGTTCCCTAACGACACTCGTATCACCGTCAAGAATATTATTTCGGGTTATAACACTCAGTCATAA